A genomic region of Pseudomonas migulae contains the following coding sequences:
- the rpmE gene encoding 50S ribosomal protein L31 — MKADIHPDYPVIAVTCSCGNKFETRSTFGKALPIDVCNECHPFYTGKQKTLDTGGRVQRFADRFGAFGKKPAAAAE; from the coding sequence ATGAAAGCTGATATCCATCCAGATTATCCAGTCATTGCTGTTACTTGCAGCTGTGGCAACAAGTTCGAAACTCGTTCGACCTTCGGCAAAGCTCTGCCGATCGACGTTTGCAACGAGTGCCACCCGTTCTACACCGGTAAGCAGAAGACTCTGGACACTGGCGGCCGCGTTCAGCGCTTCGCAGACCGTTTCGGTGCTTTCGGCAAGAAACCTGCTGCTGCAGCAGAGTAA